Proteins encoded together in one Balaenoptera musculus isolate JJ_BM4_2016_0621 chromosome 6, mBalMus1.pri.v3, whole genome shotgun sequence window:
- the LOC118896389 gene encoding LOW QUALITY PROTEIN: olfactory receptor 2S2-like (The sequence of the model RefSeq protein was modified relative to this genomic sequence to represent the inferred CDS: inserted 1 base in 1 codon), whose protein sequence is MEKANQTSPXVGFILLGLSAHPRLEKTFFVLILPMYLVTLLGNGVLILVTILDSRLHKPMYFFLRNLSLLDICYTASSVPLVLDGFLAPQETISFSTCAVQMFLSFAMAGTECVLLSMMAFDHYMATCNPLRYPAVMSKSAYVPMAAGSWAIGGAASLVHTSLAILLPLCGDNIINHFTCEILAVLKLACAGISINVISIGVTNVIFQGVPVLFISASYVFIIATILRIPSAERRKKAFSTCSAHLTVVIIFYGTLFFMYGKPKSKHPLGVDKEDLSDKFIPLFYGVVTPMLNPIIYSLRNKDVKAAVRKLVSQKSFSQCCRRSLLWFSPPWKKGLQSLQLPF, encoded by the exons ATGGAAAAAGCTAATCAGACCTCCC CAGTGGGGTTCATTCTCCTGGGCCTCTCAGCCCACCCAAGGCTGGAGAAAACATTCTTTGTACTCATCCTGCCCATGTACCTGGTGACCCTGCTGGGCAACGGGGTCCTCATCCTGGTGACCATCCTTGACTCCCGCCTACACAAGCCCATGTACTTCTTCCTGAGGAACCTCTCCTTGCTGGACATCTGCTACACAGCCTCCTCAGTCCCTCTGGTCCTGGATGGCTTCCTGGCCCCCCAGGAAACCATCTCTTTCTCCACCTGTGCCGTGCAGATGTTCCTCTCCTTTGCCATGGCAGGGACAGAGTGTGTGCTCCTGAGCATGATGGCGTTTGACCACTACATGGCCACTTGCAACCCCCTTAGATACCCTGCGGTCATGAGCAAGTCTGCCTATGTGCCCATGGCTGCCGGCTCCTGGGCTATTGGTGGTGCTGCTTCTCTGGTACACACATCCTTGGCAATTCTGCTGCCCCTCTGTGGGGACAACATCATCAACCACTTCACCTGTGAGATCCTGGCTGTCCTGAAGTTGGCCTGTGCTGGCATCTCCATCAATGTGATCAGCATAGGCGTGACCAATGTGATCTTCCAGGGGGTCCCAGTTCTGTTCATCTCTGCCTCTTATGTCTTCATCATTGCTACCATCCTGAGGATCCCCTCAgctgagaggaggaaaaaggcCTTCTCCACCTGCTCTGCCCACCTCACTGTGGTGATAATATTCTATGGGACCTTATTTTTCATGTACGGGAAGCCCAAGTCTAAGCACCCCCTGGGGGTAGACAAAGAGGATCTTTCAGACAAGTTCATCCCTCTCTTCTATGGGGTGGTGACCCCCATGCTCAACCCCATCATCTACAGCCTGAGGAACAAGGATGTGAAGGCCGCTGTGAGGAAACTGGTGAGTCAGAAATCCTTCAGTCAGTGTTGTAGGAGGAGCCTTCTGTGGTTCTCACCCCCATGGAAGAAAGGACTTCAATCATTACAGCTGCCATTCTAA
- the HRCT1 gene encoding histidine-rich carboxyl terminus protein 1, translating to MLGLLGSTTLVGLIIGAAVASLLLLLLAACLYCRQEEPDVERNHPAARRNRVRWAQPPISSGRGHLGRLHHFRYPGRVPHMPHTALHHHHHLAHHHAHHAHQAQRGRR from the coding sequence ATGCTGGGCCTCCTGGGGAGCACGACCCTCGTGGGCTTGATCATAGGCGCTGCTGTGGCTagtctgctgctgctgctgctggccgcCTGCTTGTACTGCAGGCAGGAGGAGCCTGACGTGGAGAGGAACCACCCCGCTGCAAGGAGAAACCGAGTCCGGTGGGCCCAGCCTCCGATCTCCTCAGGCCGGGGCCACCTGGGACGCTTGCACCATTTCCGTTATCCTGGCCGTGTGCCTCACATGCCCCACACGGccctccatcaccaccatcacctcgcCCACCACCACGCCCACCACGCCCACCAGGCCCAGCGAGGCCGCCGCTGA
- the SPAAR gene encoding small regulatory polypeptide of amino acid response: protein METAVIGMVAVLFVVTVAITCILCCFSCDSRTQDSQGSPRPSFTVATFRQEASLSTGPGHHAQPVAGVRDFWTFM from the coding sequence ATGGAAACGGCAGTGATTGGAATGGTGGCCGTACTATTCGTGGTCACCGTGGCCATCACCTGCATCCTTTGCTGTTTCAGCTGTGACTCAAGGACCCAGGATTCTCAGGGGAGCCCACGCCCTAGCTTCACGGTGGCCACGTTTCGCCAGGAGGCTTCTCTCTCCACGGGGCCAGGTCATCATGCCCAGCCAGTGGCGGGTGTCCGGGACTTCTGGACCTTCATGTGA